From the genome of Triticum aestivum cultivar Chinese Spring chromosome 3B, IWGSC CS RefSeq v2.1, whole genome shotgun sequence, one region includes:
- the LOC123072226 gene encoding uncharacterized protein, producing the protein METSTQNVRSGGVMEGEAPACVSKVLDEDNLLREIIVRVGFPTSLVRAAGVCTRWLSHASDRALLRRFRELHPPRLLGFYLANRERPGGARFFPALPLPPDLAAVVRRASFSLDTARRSAGFSPDTHSDGRTDVVGCWNGSVLTSSQGQNYAHGRSEIIFEVHSPLCSGSEKGAAIIPALHLKVQDGICRLIRQLFFREEGDGFSYFFVTVECTRYHEDSQVHVYMLQNGDDAWRLHLTLASDLLLYPRKSPKGVLVDNRIYLPTDNEIVVLDLVSSSLSTIQLPQGVGFSPIGTTMLSRADDSSGVYLIHIKDLQLSIWLHNGDNWLLVDTICLCEISDNLFDDEPTDEILINHVGDYNEFVFLEMGRCALYLDVKRRTLRKVYEMTTEEQQLGDIYPLMMSWLPSFPALMDSPARNAT; encoded by the exons ATGGAAACCTCCACGCAGAACGTGAGAAGCGGCGGAGTAATGGAGGGCGAGGCGCCGGCGTGCGTGTCCAAGGTGCTCGACGAGGACAACCTCCTCCGAGAGATCATCGTCCGCGTCGGCTTCCCCACCAGCCTCGTCCGCGCCGCCGGCGTCTGCACGCGCTGGCTCAGCCACGCCTCCGACCGCGCGCTCCTCCGCCGTTTCCGCGAGCTCCACCCGCCCAGGCTCCTCGGCTTCTACCTCGCGAACAGGGAGCGTCCGGGCGGCGCGCGCTTCTTCCCGGCGCTGCCTCTGCCCCCGGATCTCGCCGCCGTCGTCCGCCGCGCAAGCTTCAGCCTGGACACCGCACGCCGCTCCGCAGGCTTCAGCCCCGACACCCACTCGGACGGGCGGACCGACGTGGTGGGCTGCTGGAACGGCAGCGTCCTCACCAGCTCGCAGGGGCAGAATTACGCGCACGGTCGATCTGAAATCATATTTGAAGTGCACAGCCCGCTATGCTCCGGCTCCGAGAAAGGTGCGGCCATCATCCCAGCACTACACCTCAAAGTCCAGGATGGAATCTGCAGGCTTATTAGACAACTCTTCTTCAGAGAAGAAGGGGATGGATTCTCCTACTTTTTTGTCACGGTGGAGTGTACCAGGTATCATGAAGATTCTCAAGTGCATGTGTATATGCTGCAAAATGGTGATGATGCCTGGCGCCTGCATCTCACCTTGGCCTCCGACCTCCTCCTGTATCCACGCAAAAGCCCCAAAGGCGTGCTCGTTGACAACAGAATCTATTTGCCGACCGACAATGAAATTGTTGTCCTGGATTTGGTGTCCTCAAGCTTATCGACAATTCAGCTCCCACAAGGGGTGGGTTTTAGTCCGATAGGCACCACCATGTTGTCACGGGCTGATGATTCTTCTGGTGTATATCTCATCCATATCAAGGACCTTCAACTTAGCATCTGGCTCCACAATGGGGACAACTGGTTGCTGGTGGACACCATTTGCTTGTGTGAAATATCTGATAATTTGTTTGACGATGAGCCTACTGATGAGATCCTGATAAACCATGTGGGGGACTATAATGAGTTTGTGTTCTTGGAGATGGGTCGATGTGCACTCTACTTGGATGTCAAACGCAGGACGCTGCGTAAAGTGTATGAGATGACAACAGAGGAGCAACAGTTGGGTGATATCTATCCTCTTATGATGAGCTGGCTTCCCAGTTTCCCTGCGCTCATGGATAGTCCTGCAAG GAATGCCACGTGA
- the LOC123072227 gene encoding uncharacterized protein, which translates to MEGETQPPPDSMEGEARPPPACVSKVLDDDDLLTEIIIRVGFPTSLVRAACVCRRWLSHASDRAFLRRFRELHPPRLLGFYLAQGYPYDAARFFPMLPQPPELAAVIRRTNFSQRPFFSKEEGGTMVGCSNGRVITRRLNFSVLNNCVLAYELVFAVHSPLCYDYDHGMAILPGLQLGMPCLYNWAQLFSKVERDGSSYFYVTVEDTMEPKMNVYMWQAGDDAWHKHLTLGSDRLLHPQSTPKGVLVDNKIYFAADNAIVILDLTSSILLTTQLPHGVDFDLGTTMLSRVNDGSGLYLIHIKELQLHIWLHNGDNWLLVDTICLSETFAGLLEDELTVDIRINHVGDYNGFVFLEMGRSVLYLDVNRRTLCKAYEMTTEEKCLGDIYPFMMTWPPIFPTLSPARNAT; encoded by the exons ATGGAGGGCGAGACGCAGCCGCCGCCGGACAGTATGGAAGGCGAGGCGCGGCCGCCGCCGGCGTGTGTATCCAAGGTGCTCGACGACGACGACCTCCTGACGGAGATCATCATCCGCGTCGGCTTCCCCACCAGCCTCGTCCGCGCCGCCTGCGTCTGCAGGCGCTGGCTCAGCCACGCCTCCGACCGCGCATTTCTCCGCCGTTTCCGGGAGCTCCACCCGCCAAGACTCCTCGGCTTCTACCTTGCACAAGGCTATCCGTACGACGCCGCACGCTTCTTCCCGATGCTGCCTCAGCCCCCGGAGCTCGCTGCTGTCATCCGCCGCACAAACTTCAGCCAGAGGCCATTCTTTTCCAAAGAAGAAGGGGGTACCATGGTGGGCTGCTCCAACGGCCGCGTCATCACCCGCCGCCTAAACTTCAGCGTCCTCAACAACTGCGTCCTCGCCTACGAGCTTGTATTTGCAGTGCACAGCCCACTGTGCTATGACTATGACCATGGTATGGCCATCCTCCCAGGATTACAGCTCGGAATGCCCTGTTTGTACAATTGGGCACAACTCTTCTCCAAAGTAGAAAGGGATGGCTCGTCCTACTTTTATGTCACCGTGGAGGATACCATGGAACCTAAGATGAATGTGTATATGTGGCAAGCTGGTGATGATGCCTGGCACAAACATCTCACCTTGGGGTCAGACCGTCTTTTGCATCCACAATCTACTCCCAAAGGCGTACTCGTTGACAACAAAATCTATTTTGCGGCCGACAATGCAATTGTTATCCTGGATTTGACATCCTCAATCTTATTGACAACTCAGCTCCCACACGGGGTGGATTTTGATCTAGGCACCACCATGTTGTCGCGGGTCAATGATGGTTCTGGTCTATATCTCATCCATATCAAGGAGCTTCAACTTCATATCTGGCTCCACAATGGGGACAATTGGTTGCTGGTGGACACCATTTGCTTGAGCGAAACATTTGCTGGTTTGCTTGAGGATGAGCTTACTGTTGATATCCGGATAAACCATGTGGGGGACTATAATGGGTTTGTATTCTTGGAGATGGGTCGATCCGTACTCTACTTGGATGTCAACCGCAGGACGCTGTGTAAAGCGTACGAGATGACAACAGAGGAGAAATGTTTGGGTGATATCTATCCTTTTATGATGACCTGGCCTCCCATTTTCCCTACTCTCAGTCCTGCGAG GAATGCCACGTGA